The following proteins come from a genomic window of Maribacter sp. HTCC2170:
- a CDS encoding dicarboxylate/amino acid:cation symporter, whose product MKKMELHWQILIGMILGILFGFAMTQISWGRDFVGDWIQPLGSIFVKLLKLIAIPLILASLIKGISDLKDISKFRNIGLRTIVIYVCTTVVAISIGLILVNIIQPGDGISQETIDKLTATYANDSGVTSKIAEASRQKEAGPLSFLEDMVPDNAIKAMSDNKLMLQVIFFTIFMGISMLLIGEKKAKPLKKFFDALNDVVLKMVDLIMLSAPVAVFALLAGVVVSSSDPDLLLALLKYAGVVVLGLFLMVIFYTIVVSVFTKKNPFWFLKEISPAQLLAFSTSSSAATLPVTMERVEEHIGVDKEVSSFVLPVGATINMDGTSLYQGVAAVFIAQALDFDLTIGAQLTIVLTALLASIGSAAVPGAGMVMLVIVLESIGFPADKLAIGLALIFAVDRPLDMCRTIINVTGDATVAMVVAKSVGKLGEPHVEDWDDHLDEVK is encoded by the coding sequence ATGAAAAAGATGGAATTGCATTGGCAGATTTTAATTGGGATGATTTTAGGTATCCTATTTGGGTTTGCAATGACGCAGATAAGTTGGGGCAGGGACTTTGTTGGTGACTGGATCCAACCTTTGGGAAGTATATTCGTAAAACTTCTTAAGCTTATTGCCATTCCATTGATTCTAGCTTCGTTGATAAAAGGAATTTCGGATTTAAAAGATATATCCAAGTTTAGAAATATAGGCCTTCGCACCATTGTTATTTACGTTTGTACTACCGTTGTAGCCATAAGCATTGGTCTTATTCTGGTGAACATTATTCAACCAGGAGATGGGATATCACAAGAAACAATCGATAAATTAACTGCTACCTATGCCAATGATAGTGGGGTAACTTCTAAAATTGCAGAGGCTTCGCGCCAAAAAGAAGCAGGTCCTTTAAGCTTTTTGGAAGACATGGTCCCTGATAATGCGATTAAGGCCATGAGTGATAATAAGTTGATGCTCCAAGTTATCTTCTTTACGATTTTTATGGGCATTTCAATGTTGTTGATCGGCGAGAAAAAAGCAAAACCCCTTAAAAAGTTCTTTGATGCATTGAATGATGTTGTGCTGAAGATGGTAGATTTAATAATGCTTTCGGCGCCGGTTGCTGTATTTGCATTATTGGCTGGTGTTGTTGTCTCCTCCAGTGATCCAGATTTATTACTGGCATTGTTAAAGTATGCCGGAGTAGTAGTATTGGGTCTTTTCTTAATGGTTATTTTCTATACTATTGTGGTATCGGTCTTTACAAAAAAGAATCCGTTTTGGTTTTTAAAAGAAATAAGTCCAGCCCAATTATTGGCCTTTTCAACAAGTTCCAGTGCAGCTACTTTACCTGTGACCATGGAACGTGTTGAGGAACATATTGGAGTGGATAAGGAAGTCTCCAGTTTTGTGTTGCCAGTCGGAGCTACTATAAATATGGATGGTACAAGTCTTTATCAGGGCGTGGCCGCTGTCTTTATTGCTCAGGCACTTGACTTTGATTTAACGATAGGAGCGCAATTGACCATTGTGTTAACCGCTTTACTGGCTTCTATTGGTTCTGCAGCTGTACCGGGGGCAGGAATGGTCATGTTGGTCATTGTTTTGGAATCCATTGGTTTTCCGGCTGATAAATTGGCTATTGGTTTAGCGTTGATTTTTGCCGTAGATCGGCCTTTGGATATGTGTAGAACCATTATCAATGTTACAGGTGATGCAACAGTTGCTATGGTTGTCGCAAAATCCGTTGGGAAACTAGGGGAGCCGCATGTCGAGGACTGGGACGATCATTTGGATGAAGTAAAATAG
- the aroC gene encoding chorismate synthase, with product MAGNTFGNLFKLTTFGESHGVAIGGVLDGCPPGIEIDLEVIQEELNRRKPGQSAIVTQRKEPDTVEFYSGIFEGKTTGMPIGFAIHNTNQKSGDYSHIKDSYRPSHADYVYDKKYGFRDYRGGGRSSARETASRVVAGAIAQQFLSDLKISAFVSQVGEMKLDTHYSKLDLSLTESNPVRCPDPSMASRMEDYIKEIRKEGDTIGGVVTCVIQNVPIGLGEPVFDKLHAELGKAMLSINAVKGFEFGSGFEGVQMKGSQHNDQYNQDGSTKTNHSGGIQGGISNGMDIYFNVAFKPVATVIQPYDTIDKEGNKVTTKGKGRHDPCVVPRAVPIVEAMAALVLADYTLLARSIKL from the coding sequence ATGGCAGGCAATACTTTCGGCAATCTTTTCAAACTAACAACTTTTGGAGAATCCCATGGGGTTGCAATTGGTGGTGTACTCGATGGTTGTCCTCCTGGTATTGAAATCGACCTAGAAGTCATTCAAGAAGAGTTGAACAGGAGAAAACCTGGTCAGTCAGCCATTGTGACCCAGCGTAAAGAACCAGATACAGTTGAGTTTTATTCTGGAATTTTTGAAGGCAAGACCACGGGAATGCCTATTGGTTTTGCAATTCATAATACCAATCAAAAATCTGGGGATTACTCCCATATAAAAGATTCTTATCGCCCGTCGCATGCAGATTATGTGTATGATAAGAAATATGGTTTTCGCGATTATCGTGGCGGAGGTCGTAGCTCAGCACGTGAGACAGCAAGCAGGGTAGTGGCAGGGGCAATAGCACAGCAATTCCTTTCTGACCTTAAGATTAGTGCCTTTGTTTCGCAAGTTGGTGAGATGAAATTGGATACGCACTATTCAAAATTGGATTTATCCCTAACTGAATCCAATCCGGTTCGTTGTCCGGATCCATCCATGGCCTCTAGGATGGAGGATTACATCAAAGAAATCCGTAAAGAAGGGGATACCATTGGGGGAGTTGTTACATGTGTAATTCAGAATGTCCCCATTGGTTTAGGTGAGCCTGTATTCGATAAATTACATGCCGAGCTTGGCAAGGCTATGTTATCCATCAATGCCGTAAAAGGTTTTGAATTCGGAAGTGGTTTTGAGGGGGTTCAGATGAAAGGAAGCCAACATAACGACCAATACAATCAGGACGGAAGTACTAAAACCAATCATAGTGGCGGTATACAAGGTGGCATAAGCAACGGAATGGATATTTATTTCAATGTAGCCTTTAAACCAGTGGCAACGGTGATCCAACCATATGACACTATTGATAAGGAAGGTAATAAGGTGACAACCAAAGGGAAAGGGCGTCATGACCCTTGCGTTGTACCTAGAGCAGTACCTATTGTTGAAGCAATGGCTGCCTTGGTCCTTGCTGATTACACCTTATTGGCGCGCTCCATAAAATTGTAG
- a CDS encoding FAD-binding and (Fe-S)-binding domain-containing protein — MIQNRIKTLLSKIKGEVLVDNLSRTLYATDASVYRKIPLAVAFPKVVEDIQCLVKFANDNKIGLIPRTAGTSLAGQCVGEGMVVDVSKHFTNIISLNKNKRQVTVQPGVVRDELNQYLKSYGLFFGPNTSTSNRCMIGGMVGNNSSGTTSIQYGVTRDKVVAMKTILYDGSEAIFNAVSKDEFISKSNQNTLEGKIYKNIFKELSNNNIQESINKEFPKPQIHRRNTGYAVDEILKSNVFDNVEEDFNLCKLLSGSEGTLAFTTEITLQLDVIPPKYAAMVVTHYKTLEDCLADVSPVMSHGLHLCEMMDKVILDCTKNNKTQSANRFFVEEDPAALLMLEVKAETKEKLEEQLKSLLNTIEASGLSYARPILYGDDINKAVELRKAGLGLLGNIVGDMKAVACIEDTAVALEDLKDFIGEFTAIMKGYEQEAVYYAHAGAGELHLRPILNLKKSKDVGLFRQITTDVAKLTKKYKGSFSGEHGDGIVRAEFIPLMIGEENYELLKRVKSYFDPNNIFNPGKIVDAYPMDESLRYEIDREEPEIATLMDFSDSEGILKAAEKCNGSGDCRKTHHMKGGMCPSYHATKNEKDTTRGRANALREFLTNGERENKFDQKELKEVFDLCLSCKACASECPSNVDVAALKAEFLYQYQEMNGYSVRSKLFAYNTKLNRIGSKVSGLANAVYGSKVLSGLLKKFVGVAAERSMPMVSSVNFDKYVYKSQNQSIDVNKKVVLYIDEFTRYMDVQLGIDAIDVLTALGYDIQLFYGESGRTYLSKGFLKQAQKLANYNVSKLTGFAEAKIPVVGLEPSAILSFRDEYKRLVSDEEGREMVAKNSFLIEEFLSMEIEKGKITSDQFTTDVRMVKIHNHCHQKALSNQKVTFDILNLPKNYSVSIISSGCCGMAGSFGYEKEHYDVSMQVGELKLFPAVRKSTEDVIIAANGTSCRHQIKDGTNREALHPISILKNALIH, encoded by the coding sequence TTGATTCAAAATAGAATTAAAACACTTCTTTCTAAAATTAAAGGAGAGGTCCTAGTTGATAACCTAAGTAGAACCTTATATGCCACCGATGCCTCCGTTTATCGTAAAATTCCTCTTGCAGTTGCTTTTCCAAAAGTAGTTGAAGACATCCAATGTTTGGTAAAATTTGCTAATGACAACAAAATTGGCCTTATTCCAAGAACAGCAGGTACTTCACTTGCAGGGCAATGCGTAGGAGAAGGTATGGTAGTTGATGTTTCAAAACATTTTACCAACATAATAAGTTTGAATAAGAATAAGAGGCAGGTAACGGTTCAACCCGGTGTAGTTCGCGATGAGTTGAATCAGTATCTAAAGTCATATGGGTTGTTCTTTGGCCCCAACACTTCCACCTCAAATCGATGTATGATAGGGGGCATGGTCGGTAACAATTCATCCGGAACCACATCTATCCAATATGGGGTAACAAGAGATAAAGTCGTTGCTATGAAAACGATTCTTTATGATGGAAGTGAAGCTATCTTTAATGCAGTTTCCAAAGATGAATTTATATCAAAATCAAATCAAAATACACTTGAAGGAAAGATTTACAAAAATATATTTAAAGAGTTATCAAACAATAATATACAGGAAAGTATTAATAAAGAATTTCCTAAACCACAAATACACAGGCGCAACACGGGATATGCTGTAGATGAAATATTGAAAAGTAATGTTTTTGATAATGTAGAAGAGGATTTTAATTTATGCAAACTGCTAAGTGGTAGTGAAGGGACTTTGGCGTTTACCACCGAGATCACTTTACAATTGGATGTAATTCCACCCAAGTATGCTGCGATGGTTGTTACCCATTACAAGACACTTGAGGATTGTTTGGCCGATGTTTCCCCAGTAATGAGTCATGGGCTGCATTTGTGTGAAATGATGGACAAAGTCATTTTGGATTGCACCAAGAACAACAAAACACAGTCGGCAAACAGATTTTTTGTTGAAGAGGACCCTGCTGCCTTGCTAATGTTAGAAGTTAAGGCAGAAACAAAAGAAAAGCTTGAGGAACAACTTAAATCGCTTTTGAATACGATAGAAGCATCCGGACTTAGTTATGCCCGTCCCATACTGTATGGTGATGACATTAATAAGGCTGTTGAATTGCGCAAAGCGGGATTAGGGTTATTGGGTAATATAGTTGGCGATATGAAGGCGGTTGCTTGTATAGAGGACACAGCGGTTGCCTTAGAGGACTTAAAGGACTTTATTGGGGAATTCACTGCAATCATGAAGGGTTATGAACAGGAAGCGGTGTACTATGCTCACGCTGGGGCTGGAGAATTACACCTTAGACCAATTTTGAACCTCAAAAAATCCAAGGATGTTGGTCTCTTTAGGCAAATTACTACAGATGTTGCCAAACTTACCAAAAAATATAAGGGTTCATTTAGTGGTGAACATGGCGATGGTATTGTCAGGGCGGAGTTTATTCCATTGATGATAGGAGAGGAGAATTACGAGCTACTGAAAAGGGTTAAATCATATTTTGATCCAAATAATATATTCAATCCTGGGAAAATTGTTGATGCATATCCAATGGATGAATCTCTTAGATATGAAATTGATAGGGAAGAGCCGGAAATTGCTACTTTAATGGATTTTTCGGATAGCGAAGGAATATTAAAAGCCGCTGAAAAATGTAATGGTAGTGGGGATTGTCGCAAAACCCATCATATGAAAGGCGGAATGTGTCCAAGTTACCATGCGACTAAAAATGAGAAGGACACAACTAGGGGTCGCGCCAATGCTTTAAGGGAATTTTTAACGAATGGAGAAAGGGAAAATAAATTTGACCAAAAAGAACTAAAAGAGGTGTTCGACCTTTGCTTAAGTTGTAAGGCCTGTGCCAGTGAATGCCCAAGTAATGTTGATGTTGCGGCCTTGAAGGCCGAGTTCTTGTACCAGTACCAAGAAATGAATGGTTATTCCGTACGAAGCAAACTCTTTGCCTATAACACCAAACTCAACAGAATAGGTAGCAAGGTTTCAGGTTTAGCGAATGCTGTTTATGGCTCAAAAGTTCTTAGTGGTTTGTTGAAAAAATTTGTTGGAGTTGCCGCAGAACGAAGCATGCCTATGGTATCAAGTGTTAATTTTGATAAATACGTGTATAAATCACAAAATCAATCTATTGATGTAAACAAAAAGGTAGTTTTGTATATTGATGAGTTTACACGATATATGGACGTGCAACTTGGCATTGATGCTATTGACGTACTTACTGCATTGGGCTATGATATTCAATTGTTTTACGGGGAAAGCGGAAGAACGTATCTGTCTAAAGGATTTTTGAAACAAGCACAAAAACTGGCGAACTACAATGTTAGCAAACTAACGGGATTTGCCGAGGCTAAAATCCCTGTTGTGGGTCTTGAGCCATCCGCCATTCTTTCATTTAGGGATGAATACAAAAGATTGGTTTCAGACGAAGAGGGTAGAGAAATGGTTGCGAAAAATTCTTTCTTGATCGAAGAATTTCTTTCAATGGAGATTGAAAAAGGGAAGATAACATCAGATCAATTTACAACTGATGTGAGAATGGTGAAAATCCATAATCACTGTCATCAAAAAGCATTGTCCAATCAAAAAGTAACTTTTGATATTCTTAATCTACCCAAAAACTATTCAGTATCCATTATCAGTTCAGGCTGTTGCGGAATGGCAGGTTCCTTTGGTTATGAGAAAGAACATTATGATGTTAGTATGCAAGTTGGGGAGCTGAAGCTATTCCCAGCTGTGCGCAAAAGTACAGAGGATGTTATTATTGCGGCAAATGGAACCAGTTGCAGGCATCAAATAAAAGACGGAACGAATCGAGAGGCATTACATCCAATATCAATATTAAAAAATGCGTTGATTCACTGA
- a CDS encoding TlpA disulfide reductase family protein: protein MKNSLFALIALSVLLVSCNSNPEGYTINGTITGEIADDVNVYLKKGGDNNELVEIDTVKTINGTFTFTGAKEHPEMHYIFVDKQIGYAAAVLENGEIDFVAHKDSLGLAIITGTTQNDFLEDYREKSKAVSMQAISIQEDLKNASMSRDTVLVNSLKEELDELRVEYETFESDYISSNPTALISALLIDKALSARSPDVKKLQELYDGLAPEIKETSAAKKVLKTLGLIKEREAKSKNTNVGAVAPNFSAPTPTGELLALNDIKGKATLIDFWAAWCRPCRAENPNIVKVYNKYHDKGLNIIGVSLDKTEEAWKKAIEDDGLVWNQISNVAYFKDEIAQMYNVNAIPAAFLLDENGVIVAKNLRGPALEAKVAELLN, encoded by the coding sequence ATGAAAAATTCCCTATTTGCCCTTATTGCATTGTCTGTACTTCTTGTTTCATGTAATTCCAATCCAGAAGGCTATACAATCAATGGTACCATTACAGGAGAAATTGCTGATGACGTTAATGTTTACTTGAAAAAAGGTGGAGACAACAATGAATTAGTCGAAATTGATACGGTTAAAACCATTAATGGCACATTTACTTTTACTGGTGCAAAAGAGCATCCTGAAATGCATTACATTTTTGTGGATAAACAAATTGGTTATGCCGCCGCAGTTTTAGAGAACGGTGAAATTGATTTTGTGGCTCACAAAGACAGCTTAGGTCTTGCTATAATTACCGGTACAACACAGAATGATTTTTTAGAGGATTATAGAGAAAAGTCCAAAGCGGTTTCAATGCAAGCAATAAGCATTCAAGAAGATTTAAAAAATGCCTCGATGTCACGGGATACGGTATTGGTAAATTCTTTAAAAGAAGAATTGGATGAATTGCGCGTGGAATATGAGACTTTTGAATCTGATTATATCAGTTCAAATCCTACTGCGTTGATTTCAGCCCTGTTGATTGATAAGGCACTTAGTGCCAGGAGCCCAGATGTAAAAAAACTTCAAGAATTGTACGATGGACTTGCCCCTGAAATCAAAGAGACCAGTGCTGCCAAAAAAGTTCTTAAAACCTTGGGGTTGATCAAAGAGCGGGAGGCAAAATCTAAAAACACCAACGTCGGTGCTGTTGCGCCTAATTTTTCTGCTCCAACACCTACAGGAGAGCTTTTGGCCCTTAACGATATTAAAGGTAAAGCAACACTAATTGATTTTTGGGCAGCATGGTGCAGACCATGTCGCGCTGAAAACCCTAATATCGTAAAGGTTTACAACAAATATCATGATAAAGGATTGAATATTATCGGCGTGTCTTTGGATAAAACAGAAGAAGCTTGGAAAAAAGCTATTGAGGATGATGGTTTAGTTTGGAATCAAATCTCAAATGTTGCATATTTCAAAGATGAAATTGCTCAAATGTACAATGTGAACGCTATACCAGCTGCTTTTTTGTTAGATGAAAATGGTGTAATCGTGGCAAAAAATTTAAGAGGCCCTGCCCTTGAAGCCAAAGTGGCAGAGTTACTCAACTAA
- a CDS encoding rhomboid family intramembrane serine protease — protein sequence MYDLHIATIAIIAVNVLVSLKGFNDNSFFDRYKFAIGAIKSGQKDRMLSSGFLHVDMSHLFMNMFTLFFFADVVIKWFGPTKFVGIYFISLLAGSLLALFFHKDEPYYSAVGASGAVTGILYAAILLQPDMRLGIMFIPIPLPAYVLGIGYLLYSIYGMKKRLGNIGHTAHFGGAIGGYITALVFKPDLLITDTTMVILLAVPIVILFIMEKLGKI from the coding sequence ATGTATGATCTTCATATAGCCACTATCGCTATAATTGCTGTCAATGTACTTGTTTCATTGAAAGGCTTTAATGACAATTCATTTTTTGACCGATATAAGTTCGCTATAGGAGCAATTAAGTCTGGTCAAAAAGATAGAATGTTATCATCTGGGTTTTTACATGTAGACATGTCCCATTTATTTATGAACATGTTTACTTTATTCTTCTTTGCAGATGTGGTCATTAAATGGTTTGGTCCAACCAAATTCGTGGGCATATATTTTATCAGCCTACTAGCGGGAAGTTTGTTGGCGTTATTCTTTCATAAGGATGAACCCTATTATAGCGCTGTTGGGGCCAGTGGGGCGGTAACGGGAATATTATATGCTGCCATTTTATTACAACCTGATATGCGCCTTGGTATTATGTTCATACCTATACCGTTACCTGCATATGTATTAGGAATTGGATATCTTTTATATTCAATCTACGGAATGAAAAAAAGATTAGGCAATATTGGACATACTGCACATTTTGGAGGTGCTATAGGTGGTTACATTACTGCATTAGTATTCAAACCAGACCTCTTAATAACAGACACCACGATGGTCATACTGTTGGCTGTGCCAATTGTCATTCTTTTTATTATGGAAAAGCTAGGGAAAATATAG
- a CDS encoding lysophospholipid acyltransferase family protein codes for MQLLAFIIIYPLLWVVSILPHSLFYGFSDIICFVVYRIVGYRKKVVRANLELVFPNKSGEEINRIEKEFYKHMCDMFLEMVKTMSLSKEAVKKKYHVTNVDLLREIEKKKSILLVCSHYANWEWNVSISNYVESKGYAVYQKISNPYFDNWVKNVRARWNTALITQKETIKTVVQNHRDNVTSIYGMVSDQSPQVHRAKYWKEFMGIKVPIFTGPEFLARKLDIAVVFLKVRKVKRGHYEATFIPITLEGGKTGENEITDKFLELTEQQINERPEHYFWTHRRWKHREKAPK; via the coding sequence ATGCAGTTACTTGCCTTTATTATCATATATCCTTTATTGTGGGTTGTTTCAATCTTACCCCACTCACTATTTTATGGTTTTTCCGATATTATTTGTTTTGTTGTGTACCGAATTGTCGGTTATCGTAAAAAAGTGGTTCGGGCTAATTTAGAATTGGTGTTTCCTAACAAATCAGGTGAGGAAATCAATCGGATTGAGAAAGAATTCTATAAACATATGTGTGATATGTTTTTAGAAATGGTTAAAACCATGAGTCTTTCGAAAGAAGCGGTAAAAAAGAAATATCATGTTACTAATGTTGATCTACTAAGGGAAATAGAAAAAAAGAAGAGTATTTTGCTCGTCTGTTCGCATTATGCCAATTGGGAATGGAATGTGAGTATTAGCAATTATGTTGAATCAAAGGGTTATGCGGTTTACCAAAAAATAAGCAATCCATATTTCGATAATTGGGTGAAAAATGTTCGGGCAAGGTGGAATACGGCCTTGATCACACAGAAGGAAACTATTAAAACCGTGGTACAAAACCATCGAGATAATGTTACCTCAATCTATGGTATGGTCAGTGACCAATCACCACAAGTACACCGGGCGAAATACTGGAAAGAATTCATGGGAATTAAAGTTCCTATCTTTACTGGGCCAGAATTTTTGGCACGAAAACTTGATATTGCTGTGGTCTTCCTCAAAGTGCGTAAAGTTAAACGTGGACATTATGAAGCCACTTTTATTCCCATAACGCTTGAGGGTGGTAAAACAGGAGAAAACGAAATTACCGATAAATTCCTCGAACTCACTGAACAACAAATAAATGAACGGCCAGAACACTATTTTTGGACGCATCGCCGTTGGAAACATCGTGAGAAGGCACCAAAATAA
- a CDS encoding endonuclease/exonuclease/phosphatase family protein produces the protein MKLKLFLFIVICIGFKSFSQADTLRVMSFNILHGATTKNDFNLDTIAGVINKYNPDLVALQEVDFKTNRAKKYDLPTEIGFRTKMASLFARAMYYDGGEYGEAVLSNLTFIGSENISLPHLPTSEPRAALLTRVKTRNGNIIQFVGTHLDHLRDDTDRLMQAKAINEALGSTKYPTLLVGDLNDGPNSETIRILSENFHKPQLQAAKKKTWPADEPKVCLDHILLTNPKKWKVIDYEVICENYASDHCIVVATLVFNP, from the coding sequence ATGAAATTAAAGCTCTTTCTTTTTATTGTTATATGTATTGGATTTAAAAGTTTTTCGCAAGCTGATACTTTAAGAGTGATGAGCTTTAATATTCTACATGGCGCCACCACAAAAAATGACTTCAATCTTGACACCATAGCAGGGGTCATCAACAAGTACAATCCAGATTTGGTCGCATTGCAGGAAGTGGATTTTAAGACCAATAGGGCAAAAAAGTACGACCTTCCAACAGAAATTGGCTTTCGAACTAAAATGGCCTCGCTTTTTGCTAGAGCCATGTACTATGATGGTGGGGAATATGGTGAAGCTGTATTGTCAAACCTAACTTTTATAGGTTCTGAGAATATTTCCTTACCACATTTACCAACTTCTGAACCACGCGCGGCTCTTTTGACCAGAGTGAAAACCAGAAATGGAAATATCATTCAATTTGTTGGCACTCATTTGGATCATTTAAGAGACGACACAGATCGTTTAATGCAGGCTAAAGCAATAAACGAAGCTTTGGGAAGTACAAAATACCCCACATTATTGGTTGGTGATCTTAATGATGGGCCGAATAGTGAGACTATACGAATCTTATCAGAAAATTTTCATAAGCCACAATTACAAGCTGCAAAAAAGAAAACGTGGCCGGCTGATGAACCCAAGGTTTGTTTGGATCACATATTGTTGACCAACCCTAAGAAGTGGAAAGTAATTGATTATGAAGTAATCTGTGAAAATTATGCAAGTGATCACTGTATCGTCGTAGCGACCCTTGTTTTTAATCCGTAA
- the glmM gene encoding phosphoglucosamine mutase, with amino-acid sequence MTLIKSISGIRGTIGGQPGDNLTPIDAVKFAAAYGIWLKDYSKKDDLKVVIGRDARLSGEMIQNLVVSTLVGLGIDVIDLDLSTTPTVEIAVPLEKADGGIILTASHNPKQWNALKLLNEKGEFLDAAQGANILAIAEKEEFDFSEVDDLGSITKNDAYIDIHIDEVLDLSLVDAEIIRKAKFKVVVDGVNSTGGIAIPKLLETLGVEVVELYCDPTGHFPHNPEPLKEHLGDICELVVKEKADFGIVVDPDVDRLAFISNDGEMFGEEYTLVACADYVLGKTKGNTVSNLSSSRALRDITQKHGGTYEASAVGEVNVVTKMKANKAIIGGEGNGGIIYPESHYGRDSLVGTALFLMLMAENGGTVKELRDSYPSYFMSKNKIQLTPTLDVDSILEAMADKYKNEEISTIDGVKVDFAENWVHLRKSNTEPIIRVYTEAKSQSEADGLAERIIGEIKEIAGL; translated from the coding sequence ATGACACTAATAAAATCAATTTCAGGAATACGGGGAACCATTGGTGGTCAACCAGGAGATAATCTTACACCCATAGACGCGGTCAAATTTGCTGCGGCCTATGGCATTTGGCTAAAGGATTATTCTAAAAAAGACGATTTGAAGGTTGTGATAGGTCGCGATGCACGGTTGTCTGGAGAAATGATTCAGAATCTAGTTGTTTCAACCTTGGTTGGCTTGGGCATTGATGTTATTGATCTTGATTTATCAACCACACCAACAGTTGAAATTGCAGTACCGCTTGAAAAAGCTGATGGAGGTATTATTCTTACTGCCAGCCATAACCCCAAACAATGGAATGCATTGAAATTGTTGAATGAAAAAGGAGAGTTTTTAGATGCAGCACAAGGGGCAAATATTTTGGCAATTGCAGAAAAAGAGGAATTCGATTTTTCTGAAGTAGATGATTTGGGCAGTATAACTAAAAACGATGCCTATATAGATATACATATTGATGAAGTTTTGGATCTTTCTTTGGTTGATGCAGAAATTATTCGCAAAGCTAAATTCAAAGTCGTTGTTGATGGCGTTAATTCGACAGGAGGAATTGCCATTCCCAAACTATTGGAAACATTAGGTGTAGAGGTGGTTGAATTGTATTGTGACCCAACCGGACATTTTCCACATAATCCAGAACCCTTAAAAGAACATTTAGGCGATATCTGTGAATTAGTGGTTAAGGAAAAAGCGGACTTTGGAATTGTTGTTGATCCAGATGTAGATCGTTTGGCCTTTATCAGCAATGATGGTGAAATGTTCGGAGAGGAATACACTTTGGTTGCCTGTGCTGATTATGTGCTGGGAAAAACCAAAGGAAATACGGTTTCCAATTTATCATCTTCAAGAGCTTTGAGAGATATTACCCAAAAGCATGGTGGAACTTACGAAGCCTCTGCCGTAGGAGAAGTGAATGTTGTGACCAAAATGAAAGCCAATAAAGCCATTATTGGAGGTGAAGGTAATGGGGGCATCATTTATCCTGAAAGTCATTATGGGCGCGATTCTTTAGTTGGTACCGCTTTGTTTTTAATGCTTATGGCCGAAAACGGAGGTACAGTAAAAGAATTACGTGATAGTTACCCAAGCTATTTTATGAGCAAGAACAAAATTCAGTTAACGCCCACTTTGGATGTTGATTCCATTTTGGAAGCAATGGCCGATAAATATAAAAATGAAGAAATATCTACCATTGATGGTGTGAAAGTTGATTTTGCCGAGAACTGGGTACATTTACGCAAATCGAATACAGAACCTATCATTAGAGTATATACTGAGGCAAAAAGCCAATCAGAGGCAGACGGCTTAGCCGAGCGAATTATTGGGGAAATCAAAGAGATTGCAGGCCTATAA
- a CDS encoding ACP phosphodiesterase → MNFLAHIYLSFGDDEITIGNFIADSIRGNKIDHFPSRIQKGVLLHREIDTYTDSHSIPKISSKRLHKNYSHYSRVIVDIFYDHFLAKNWKSYSEIPLDVFVENFYDLLEDNYSVLPTGVQRMMPYMISDNWIYNYSKMEGIGRVLNGMNRRTKNRSKMNFAILDLEEHYNDFEKEFTLFFEELITFSKQKFISL, encoded by the coding sequence ATGAATTTTTTAGCCCATATTTATCTCTCTTTTGGTGATGATGAAATAACCATTGGTAATTTTATTGCGGACAGCATTAGAGGTAATAAAATAGACCATTTCCCAAGCAGAATCCAAAAAGGAGTGCTCTTGCATCGTGAAATTGACACATACACTGATTCACATTCAATTCCTAAAATCAGCAGTAAAAGACTACATAAGAACTATAGCCATTATAGTCGGGTTATCGTCGATATATTTTATGATCACTTTTTGGCAAAGAACTGGAAAAGCTATTCTGAGATTCCACTTGATGTTTTTGTAGAGAACTTCTATGATCTATTGGAAGATAATTATTCGGTCCTTCCTACTGGTGTTCAACGGATGATGCCCTATATGATTTCTGATAATTGGATATACAACTACTCCAAAATGGAAGGAATTGGCAGGGTACTGAACGGAATGAATCGAAGAACCAAAAACAGATCTAAAATGAATTTTGCAATATTGGACCTTGAGGAGCATTATAATGATTTCGAAAAGGAATTCACATTGTTCTTTGAGGAGTTAATTACCTTTTCCAAACAAAAATTCATTTCACTTTAA